Proteins encoded by one window of Salarias fasciatus chromosome 1, fSalaFa1.1, whole genome shotgun sequence:
- the baz2ba gene encoding bromodomain adjacent to zinc finger domain protein 2B isoform X4 has protein sequence MESGERLASPAPTLSAARTSSPAASSSSSSSSSSSSSSSSSSSPAPHSKSSLAPSPSALGSTLSTSGRLFGAAGEQPFIGSTLSSAFPLVNHPAFGALYTAGAGRPEFGGLGSLGMSAALAAHPQLGALSEWWRAAEAHGRGAAAFLPSFIGFPPFFTPHIQPNHSASPVQIRMPSKNSHTPPKGVNGAVNGSGVCPPTTQSGSVSVSPTPVQASAKPAKNSDPSNSHRSSPQNNPADLLEKTIQKPKEKKARKKQAEAALASNSESGTSSDSSSDGSLSSDLEDLPEDDEDDDDDDEDDEEEDKQSEFSDSEKRTKKKAKVLISTTGTAKTEAENKKDTQKVSSNPPTLVPLPCSVSPPALSQTSPLALHSSRSRAEGQQQHFSVIQSTGLAANSKPLALLSQPRRESSPSSSPIALTTSPKALSSTASPKPPKLLPSSSPQHLPLSLCSSPKPLSVPSPPRSTLPVSTSPKPFGLTSSVTSSQKSSLKPPKLTVPGSAKSNKRKLLEASLAQINEFRLKQTLMSQGQTFPAELKKQQQGPNKSPKRTSLSSSPLPPVPPPPPQNNHSNLFLSSALLGLPEPHHPNGVIQSTTQDAPLALITKPRKDSASQGKSPQRDSDLGSMPVNLSTGASRTPAAAHAGPPSQPPTTSPHATGHGSRKNKTPKAKGQTPGQGQGQGQGQGQGQGQGQADPLAAWKGFSQNHLVQSLVDLFRGGESGIGIPGVSIPGVGVPGVGIPGTCNPTAGLPANKESDDSGDDDDDEDDDLEEEEEEDEEDSDESLSESDSNSDSDISGKKVKELKLLPSGSSKKEMTPRRLTKGAELLNTSTNHTATSCSPLNLQVVKSPSIATSSSALAYHSSPGSSSYSLASPLGLGKRKRVMDEKELMIPLELGWRRETRIKSVAGRPQGEVAYYAPCGKKLRQYPDVMKGLQWSLLKEEEVIPRILAMEGRRGRPPNSDRQLAGDTAKGNRRRKGRPPNVGDPLVPEGPSPSEVKLLRKLEAQEIARQAAQMKLMRKLEKQALARAAKEARKQQAIMAAEERRKQKEQIKILKQQEKIKRIQQIRMEKELRAQQILEAKRKKKEEAANAKILEAEKRIKEKELRRQQAEILKHQELERHRLDMVWERERRRQHVMLMKAVEARKKAEERERLRQEKRDEKRLNKERKLEQRRLELEIARELKKPNEDMCLSDHKALPEFSRIPGLILPGRAVSDCLMLMQFLRGFGKVLGLDLNVDVPTLGMLQEGLLNVGDSMGQVQDLVVKLLSLAVCDPGLPPGQKTKTMLGDHLTNVGINRDNVSEVLQMYMGAHCVNTELAPLALSLKTKAFQAHSPAQKASILGFLANELACSKAVISEIDKSLDQMANMRKDKIITEGKLKKLRTIYAKRTGKREASVGVEENQSIGTPSSAVKRKRKMGADSDDDDDDDDDSDDQADEDDDEEEEEIKKVKKVETYDEDDVDHATSIEELEKQIEKLAKQHHQTRKKLFEISHSLRSMMYGQDRYRRRYWVLPHCGGVFIEAMESGEAPEELEEERQRRRRAAEEVKVKEEPQEIELQKEKPANMEGQIIRTQGLVQQKVEEKEHEGKKSSPTHFYQQAGCVSKLCALREVSKESVKAEDKESPHMRQRGSPLGAPIATTTVTSSSPTSNTPEPATATTPSMVTTNDTANILPPTSTSLSVPYLPAPRESPGNTPPTSSPHFSFQTNDQLLRVLTERSGHWFSLLPRNPCDLASLTTTPPGAQRVSPQASSTPGRARSPPPSPALPLTPSAASASASPHHPAGLLNYPLSALQVKSGGSLLGVSFGSWPSGVISPSLPLCSSPSPVPGHSLEGNTAASVSSKSESPLPRIEKMSAIPSPALEMPKSLDHPIPRPIPEEMLTGWWRVSDIEELRALVSALHSRGIREKGLQRQMQKYMEIIPQVCTKHRDVAMIELHELEESQVSVESVRGWCVEEQAMEMDIAVLQQVEELERKVTAASLQVKGWTYPDPQSEREDLVYYEHKPPTKTTPASSGDKDSREHPEERGDKGGVMRHPDNPLDIAVTRLADLERNIERRYLRSPLGTTIQIRLDNVGTVTVPAPAPSTSADREGGEEEVAHGMKVWRKALSEVRSAAQLAMCIQQLQKSIAWERSIMKVYCQMCKKGDNEDLLLLCDGCDKGCHTYCHKPKITSIPEGDWYCPACISKASGPSPKSKKPPAKPVAASGGGGKKGEVKKNGKQAGNGEVSEDDSASASSTPKKGAKDANRKRKTEEGSPAPVAASQESPVCVKRAKTARDNNRDLGLCRVLLAELERHQDAWPFLTPVNLKSVPGYKKVIKKPMDFSTIREKLVSSQYQNLETFIIDVNLVFDNCEKFNEDNSDIGRAGHNMRKFFEKRWTELLKQTN, from the exons atggAGTCTGGAGAGCGGCTGGCCTCCCCTGCGCCCACCCTGTCTGCTGCTCGCACCTCCTCCCCTgcggcctcttcctcctcctcctcctcttcctcctcctcctcctcttcctcatcttcatcatcgccTGCACCCCACTCTAAGAGCAGCCTGGCCCCGAGCCCCTCGGCACTGGGATCCACCCTCAGCACCTCTG GCCGTCTGTTTGGAGCAGCGGGAGAGCAGCCCTTCATTGGCTCCACATTGTCAAGTGCCTTCCCTCTGGTCAACCACCCAGCCTTCGGAGCCCTCTACACTGCCGGAGCGGGCAGGCCCGAGTTTGGAGGCCTGGGCTCCCTTGGCATGTCAGCTGCTTTGGCTGCCCACCCCCAGCTGGGAGCCCTCTCTG AATGGTGGAGAGCTGCTGAAGCCCATggacgaggagctgctgccTTTCTCCCCTCTTTCATAGGCTTCCCACCATTCTTCACTCCGCACATTCAGCCCAACCACAGCGCCAGTCCTGTTCAGATCAGGATGCCGAGCAAGAACAGCCATACCCCACCTAAAG GGGTGAATGGCGCAGTGAACGGCAGTGGGGTCTGTCCTCCCACCACACAATCAGGGAGCGTTTCTGTGAGTCCAACTCCTGTTCAGGCATCAGCCAAGCCAGCCAAAAACTCAGACCCCTCCAACAGCCACCGTAGCAGCCCGCAGAACAATCCAGCAGATTTGTTAGAAAAGACGATTCAGAAGCCTAAAGAGAAG AAGGCACGAAAGAAGCAGGCAGAAGCTGCTTTGGCGAGCAACAGCGAATCAGGCACATCTTCAGACAGTTCGAGCGACGGCTCCCTCAGCAGTGATCTGGAGGACTTAccagaggatgatgaagatgacgacgacgatgatgagGACGACGAAGAAGAGGACAAACAGAGCGAGTTTTCAGACTCTGAGAAGCGCACAAAGAAGAAAGCAAAG GTTTTGATATCAACCACTGGAACTGCAAAGactgaagcagaaaacaaaaaagacaccCAGAAAGTCTCTTCCAACCCCCCAACCCTCGTGCCCCTGCCCTGCTCCGTCTCCCCTCCCGCCTTGTCCCAAACATCCCCACTGGCCCTGCACAGCTCCAGATCCCGAGCGGAGGGgcaacagcagcacttcagTGTGATCCAGTCTACTGGCCTGGCGGCAAACTCAAAGCCCCTGGCGCTCCTCTCACAGCCCCGCAGAGAGTCGTCCCCGTCTTCCTCCCCCATAGCTCTCACCACATCTCCAAAGGCGCTCTCCAGCACTGCCTCTCCCAAACCTCCCAAActgctgccctcctcctcccctcagcacctgcccctctccctctgctcctccccgAAGCCTCTCTCAGtcccctctcctccccgctCCACTCTCCCAGTGTCTACCTCCCCAAAACCCTTCGGTTTGACCTCATCTGTAACAAGTTCCCAGAAGTCCTCGCTGAAGCCACCAAAGCTCACTGTTCCTGGCTCCGCCAAATCCAACAAGAGGAAACTGCTGGAAGCTTCACTTGCGCAGATCAATGAGTTCAGGCTCAAACAG ACTCTCATGTCCCAAGGGCAGACGTTCCCAGCTgagctgaagaagcagcagcaggggccAAACAAATCTCCCAAGAGGACATCTCTGTCTTCATCCCCATTGCCAcccgttcctcctcctccgccccagAACAATCACTCCAACCTCTTCCTCTCGAGTGCCCTGCTGGGGCTCCCTGAACCCCATCACCCAAATGGAGTCATCCAAAGCACCACTCAGGACGCACCTTTGGCCCTCATCACCAAACCTCGCAAAGACTCGGCCTCTCAAGGCAAGTCTCCTCAGCGCGACTCGGACCTTGGGTCGATGCCTGTCAATCTGAGCACAGGGGCGAGTCGGACCCCAGCAGCCGCCCATGCTGGGCCTCCTTCACAGCCCCCCACTACCTCACCCCATGCCACAGGTCATGGATCCAGAAAGAACAAGACTCCCAAGGCAAAGGGACAGACCccgggacagggacagggacagggacagggacagggacagggacagggacagggacaagCGGACCCTTTAGCTGCCTGGAAGGGCTTTTCTCAGAACCATCTGGTACAGTCTCTAGTAGATTTGTTTCGAGGAGGAGAGTCTGGGATTGGGATTCCTGGAGTCAGTATCCCTGGAGTTGGAGTCCCCGGGGTGGGAATCCCTGGGACGTGTAACCCCACAGCTGGTCTCCCCGCTAACAAGGAATCTGACGACTCAggagatgatgatgacgatgaggATGACGAcctcgaggaggaggaggaggaggatgaagaggattcCGATGAGAGCCTGTCAG AGTCTGACAGCAACTCAGACAGTGACATATCTGGCAAGAAAGTGAAGGAGTTAAAGCTGCTGCCGTCTGGATCTTCTAAGAAGGAGATGACTCCCCGTAGGCTAACCAAAGGCGCAGAACTACTGAACACCTCAACCAATCACACCGCCACCAGCTGCTCCCCTCTCAATCTGCAGGTCGTCAAGTCTCCCTCCATTGCCACCAGCTCCAGTGCCTTGGCCTATCATAGCTCTCCAGGCTCTTCGTCCTACAGCCTGGCCTCTCCTCTGG GCttaggaaagaggaagagggtgATGGATGAGAAAGAGTTGATGATACCTCTGGAGTTGGG atggcgGAGAGAAACCAGAATCAAATCAGTGGCTGGACGGCCGCAGGGCGAAGTGGCCTACTATGCCCCCTGTGGCAAGAAACTGAGGCAATACCCGGATGTGATGAAG gGTTTACAATGGAGCCTCTTAAAGGAAGAGGAGGTCATTCCTCGTATTTTGGCAATGGAAGGTCGTAGGGGTCGTCCCCCGAATTCTGATCGCCAGTTAGCGGGCGACACTGCCAAAGGCAACCGACGGAGAAAGGGGCGACCCCCGAATGTGGGCGATCCACTGGTGCCCGAGGGCCCCAGTCCCAGTGAGGTCAAACTTCTGCGCAAGCTGGAAGCTCAAG AAATAGCTCGACAGGCCGCCCAGATGAAACTGATGAGAAAACTGGAAAAGCAAGCACTGGCCCGTGCAGCCAAAGAGGCTCGCAAACAGCAAG CTATCATGGCAGCGGAGGAGCGAAGGAAGCAGAAAGAGCAGATCAAAATTCTCAAACAGCAA gaaAAGATCAAGCGCATTCAGCAAATTCGGATGGAGAAGGAACTCAGAGCGCAGCAAATTTTGGAG GCCAAACgtaagaagaaggaagaagccGCCAATGCCAAAATATTGGAAGCTGAAAAACGCATAAAG GAAAAGGAGTTGAGGAGACAGCAGGCGGAGATTCTGAAACACCAG GAGTTGGAGAGGCATAGACTAGATATGGTATGg gagagggagaggaggagacaacATGTAATGCTGATGAAGGCTGTCGAGGCGCGCAAGAAAGCAGAG GAGCGTGAACGCTTGCGGCAGgagaaaagagatgaaaagCGCCTGAATAAAGAGCGTAAACTGGAGCAACGGAGACTGGAGCTGGAGATAGCAAGGGAACTGAAGAAGCCAAATGAAGATATGTGTCTGTCTGATCATAAg gcTCTCCCAGAGTTTTCTCGCATTCCCGGACTAATCCTTCCGGGACGTGCTGTGTCGGACTGCCTCATGCTGATGCAGTTTTTGCGAGGCTTTGGGAAGGTTTTGGGTCTGGATCTGAATGTGGATGTTCCCACCCTGGGAATGTTGCAGGAGGGCTTACTAAATGTGGGGGACAGCATGGGCCAAGTTCAGGACCTCGTGGTCAAACTGCTTTCTCTGGCAGTTTGTGATCCTGGTCTGCCACCTGGGCAAAAG acTAAAACCATGCTTGGGGACCACCTGACCAACGTTGGCATCAACAGGGATAACGTCTCTGAGGTGCTGCAGATGTATATGGGAGCGCATTGTGTCAATACAGAGTTGGCTCCTCTGGCCCTCAGTTTGAAGACCAAGGCCTTCCAGGCTCACTCGCCTGCCCAGAAGGCCTCAATCCTGGGTTTTCTGGCAAATGAGCTGGCCTGCAGCAAGGCGGTCATCAG CGAGATTGATAAAAGCCTGGATCAAATGGCAAATATGAGAAAGGACAAGATCATCACGGAGGGAAAACTGAAGAA gcTGAGGACCATTTATGCCAAGCGGACTGGGAAGAGGGAGGCCAGTGTGGGTGTGGAGGAGAACCAGTCCATTGGCACTCCGTCCTCTGCAGTCAAACGCAAGAGGAAGATGGGTGCGGACAGCGACgatgatgacgacgacgacgacgacagcGATGACCAGGCAGACGAGGAcgacgatgaggaggaggaagaaattaaaaaggttaaaaaagtcGAGACATATGATGAG GATGATGTTGACCATGCTACCAGCAttgaggagctggagaagcaaATAGAGAAATTAGCCAAG CAACATCATCAGACCAGGAAGAAGCTGTTTGAGATATCCCATTCTCTGCGCTCCATGATGTATGGACAGGACCGATACCGTCGTCGATACTGGGTGCTGCCGCACTGTGGAGGGGTCTTCATTGAAGCCATGGAGAGCGGAGAAG CTCCAGAGGAACTGGAGGAGGAGCgacagaggaggaggcgagCGGCAGAGGAGGTCAAGGTTAAAGAGGAACCTCAGGAGATCGAATTGCAGAAGGAGAAACCCGCCAACATGGAGGGCCAGATCATTCGAACACAAGGCTTAGTGCAGCAGAAAGTGGAGGAAAAGGAGCACGAGGGGAAGAAAAGCTCCCCGACTCACTTCTACCAGCAGGCGGGCTGCGTGTCCAAACTGTGCGCTCTTCGAGAAGTCAGCAAGGAGTCTGTGAAGGCGGAGGACAAGGAGAGTCCTCAcatgagacagagaggcagtCCCCTGGGCGCCCCCATCGCCACAACCACAGTGACATCGTCCTCCCCCACGAGCAATACCCCGGAGCCAGCAACAGCAACCACTCCCTCCATGGTGACCACGAACGACACTGCAAACATCCTTCCCCCAACTTCGACTTCGTTATCTGTCCCGTACCTGCCAGCTCCACGTGAAAGCCCAGGGAACACTCCCCCCACCTCGTCCCCCCACTTCTCCTTTCAGACCAACGACCAGCTGCTCAGAGTCCTCACGGAGAGGAGCGGACACTGGTTCAGTCTGCTCCCTCGCAACCCCTGCGACCTCGCGTCGCTCACCACAACGCCTCCAGGAGCGCAGCGCGTGTCCCCGCAGGCGTCCTCCACGCCGGGGAGAGCCCGgtccccgcccccctcccccgccctccccctcaCCCCTTCTGCCGCCTCGGCCTCCGCCAGCCCGCACCACCCAGCCGGCCTCCTCAACTACCCACTGTCTGCTCTGCAG GTGAAATCAGGCGGCTCGTTGCTTGGGGTTTCTTTCGGAAGCTGGCCCAGCGGCGTGATCAGTCCCAGCCTGCCGCTGTGCAGCAGCCCCAGCCCCGTGCCGGGTCATTCTCTGGAGGGCAACACAGCAGCAAGTGTCTCCAGTAAGAGTGAATCACCTTTACCTCGCATTGAGAAAATGTCCGCGATCCCCTCACCTGCCTTGGAGATGCCCAAATCCCTCGACCACCCCATACCGCGGCCCATTCCAGAGG AGATGCTGACAGGCTGGTGGCGAGTGTCTGACATCGAAGAGCTGAGGGCTCTAGTCAGTGCTCTGCACAGCCGAGGAATCAGGGAGAAGGGTCTCCAGAGGCAGATGCAGAAATACATGGAGATCATCCCCCAGGTCTGCACCAAACACAGAGACG TGGCCATGATCGAGCTCCATGAGCTGGAAGAAAGCCAGGTCAGTGTGGAGTCGGTGCGAGGCTGGTGTGTGGAGGAGCAGGCCATGGAAATGGACATAGCTGTGCTGCAACAGGTTGAAGAACTGGAGAGGAAGGTCACTGCAGCCAGCCTGCAGGTCAAG GGCTGGACGTACCCAGACCCTCAGTCCGAGCGGGAGGACCTAGTGTATTACGAGCACAAGCCGCCCACCAAGACCACGCCAGCATCATCGGGGGACAAGGACTCCAGGGAGCACCCTGAGGAGCGGGGGGACAAGGGTGGGGTGATGCGTCACCCGGACAACCCTCTGGACATTGCAGTGACACGTCTGGCCGATCTGGAGCGCAACATCGAGAGAAGGTACCTGAGGAGCCCCTTAGGTACCACCATTCAGATCAGGCTGGATAATGTGGGTACGGTCACTGTCCCTGCCCCCGCCCCATCCACTAGTGCTGACAGGGAAGG cggtgaggaggaggtggcCCACGGCATGAAGGTTTGGAGGAAGGCCTTGAGTGAAGTGCGCAGCGCTGCCCAGCTGGCCATGTGCATCCAGCAACTGCAGAAGTCGATTGCCTGGGAAAGGTCCATCATGAAAGTG TACTGTCAGATGTGCAAGAAGGGGGATAATGAGGACCTTCTCCTGCTGTGTGACGGCTGTGACAAAGGCTGCCACACTTACTGTCACAAACCCAAGATCACCAGCATCCCCGAGGGAGACTGGTACTGCCCAGCCTGCATCTCCAAG